The region AATTGAAATCCGCAAACATATTCCGGTTGCTGCTGGCATGGGTGGTGGATCTTCAGACGCTGCTGCAGTGTTAAGGGGATTGAATCAATTGTGGAATTTAGGCTTAAGTCTGGAAGAACTAGCTAGGATGGGGTTAGGTATTGATTCCGACGTTCCTTTTTGTGTTTATGGACAGACTGCACATGTTGTAGGCAAGGGTGAAAAAGTAATACCTTTAAAAAAATTACCACCGATGTGGATGGTCATAGCTAAACCAAAAATGAGCGTATCGACCCCGTATATTTTAAATAAGTTGAAACATGATCAACTAAAGCACTTCAGAATTGATGATATGCTGCGGGCAATTGATAACAGTGATTATCAAGGTATCTGTGATAATTTAGGTAATGTTTTGGAACAGGTAACGGGTTCAGAATATCCGGAAATTTTAAAAATTAAATCTAGAATGATTAGGTATGGTGCGGATGCTGCTCAAATGAGTGGTACCGGCCCAACTGTTTTTGGTATTTGTTCAAAGTCTACGCGAGCTAAACATCTTGTTAATAGCCTCAACGGATTTTGTCACGAAGTTTATCTAGTGCGGACACTATAGGAGAGAAAATGGCTAGTCGAGAAGATACAAAGCAAAAGATTGTTAACGCATTATTTGATTTATTGGAAAAAAATGATCTTGAGAGCATTTCTGTAAGTAATATTTGTCAACAAGCGTCGGTTTCTAGAATGTCTTACTACCGAATTTTTAAAAACAAGGACCAAATTATAGAGTATGAATTAAATAAAATTTTTGACGAATTTTTTAATTATTTGATGGTGATGCCGATGCATGATATACCAGCATTTTTGGAGGCCTTTTTTACAATTTGTCGTCGGAATTCGCAGTATATTAAGGCTCTGATTGGCGCTGGGTTAAACGAAAAGCTTTATAAAAGTGTCAATGAACATCTTACAGAATTAATTGATAAGGGAATTTTTAAGTTACGAACTGAATTACCTGAATTATGGGTAAGTTTTGTTGCGGGCGGATTAAATCAGATGATTGTTAAATGGATGAACGATGATTTATCAGAGACTAACCAAGAGATGGTCATGGTAGCACGTCGTTTTCTAAAATAGAACGAATGGAACAGACCGCTTAGCTCTTGAGGAATAACAGGTAACCTGAAGAAGCTGGAGCTAGCTCGTCTAGTAAAGTGAACTTTGCTTCACAAAGCTTTAATACTCGTACGCGAACCATTCCTACGGGCGCATAACACCTCGTAGGAACTGGTTTGTGGAATTCGTTTCGACTATAAAAAGGTATAGTACGGGTTACTGACGCGTTTAGTAAGGTGGCTATGCTATATAAAAACACGCAAATAGGATTAAGAACTACGAGTCTAATCATCGCTAACTAGAATACAACTAACCAAACAAAAGACGGTTTATTAAGAGAAATTGGTAGCGCTGTCTTTTGTTTTTTATTATAATGAGATTATTAAAGAAAAGGGCGTGAGTGTCGTGCTGCAGTATAAAAGAATTTTAGTTCCAGTCGATGGTTCACCTAACAGCGAGTTATCCTTAAAAAAGGCAATTGCCACTGCTAAGCGAAATAAGGCACATTTAGACATTGTGGCGGTAATTCAATCGACACGATTTTTAGATATATATGGTCATATGGGAACTAACATGGACTACGTTGAAATATCTCTTTTGAAGGCCAAAGAGTACGTTGATGACTTGAAAGAACAGTTGCGGACTAAATATGATTTTAAAGATGTTAATGTCCGAGTTGAAGCTGGAGATCCCAAATCAATAATTGCAACTGAAATGCCAGACAAGTTCCATTCGGATTTGATCATGATGGGGGCCAACGGATTGAATGCGTTTCAACGTGCGATGCTGGGATCAGTTGCCGACTATGTGATTCGGGTTGCGCGTTGTGATGTTTTACTAGTTAGAACAGATATGGATAATAAGTTAAATTAAGAAAGGGTGGGTAACATGGCTGAAACAGAACTGAATCCAAAGAAATTTTCAAAAATTTTGGTGGGGGTAGATGATTCACCTGATGCCCAAATGGCGTTTAGGTTCGCAATGAACCGTGCTAAGCAAGACGATGCCGAATTGGATCTTGTAACGGTTATTGAAGATGATGATATTAATGTGTACCAGGCTCTAGACAAGAATTTTATTACTGGGAAACGGGAGCAGTCCGAAAAACATTTAGCGCAATACAAACAAATTGCCGAAAAATTTGGAATCAAAAAGGTTCAAACGTACATTGCTGAAGGGGAAGCCGGCGAAACCATCGTCAAAAATGTAATTCCACAGGTAGATCCTGATTTGTTAGTGATTGGTTCCTCTTCACGAACTGGGGTTGCAAGATATTTTGGCTCGCAGGCATCATATATGTCGAAATATGCACCGGTGTCAGTCTTGGTTATAAGATAGGGACATATTAGGTTACTTTAAGGGTAATATGCTGAATGAAAATCCGAACGTGATTGAAACTTTAATGTTAGATTAAACATAAAAGTTTCAATCACGTTCGGATTTTTTTACATAACTGTTAAATGGAGTTTTGCTATAATTTCACAAAATTATAGTTGTACAACACATTCTTCATTTTACTAATCGACCTACCATGGGAACCTTTTTTAACATTCCGGTACCATGTGGTGAAAATTTAATAGCATCACTTAGGTCTTTACCAGCACTGTTACCGTGATGTTGGCCTTCGTTCCACTCTTTAGAGCCAGTTACATCGTAAATTTTACGATTAACTGCGACATATGCCTTATGCCCATTTTGGCCATCAAACTGTTTCAAATCTTCTAATGTAAATTCTTCATTCATTTTAATCGCCACCCTTGCAACTCATTCTATCAAAAAGTAAGAGCCTTTTAAATGAGATCTTGTTCAAAATTTATGAAAGCTTTAAACTAGGTGTATCAAGGAAACGAGGACGGTTTGATGGGAAATCTAACGATATTAATTTCCGTAATATTTATTATTTACTTTATTCGAGAACAATTTGAGTTTGGACGAGTTTCACGAATAGAATTAATCGCCATACCTGCTTTTGCTGCCTATCAGTTTGTTGATAAATATAGGCATTCACATAATGGTATGCCACTTTTGATTGCAATTATTCTTATCTCATTAGTAGTTAGTTGGTATCAAGCAAAAAACACAAGAGTTCGAACAATTGATACTGCTGTTTATTGGTTTAAGCTACCAAATGATGATGAAGATCATCCAATCTATAAAAAGGAAGTAGTAACGCGAGGAGGACGCCATTATTTAGCAGGTTGGGCTCTGATTGTGTTGGCACAATTAATTTTAGAAATCTTTTTTGTACATGAACATTTAACATCAAAGCAAATTGGTTCGCAGATCTTTGGGGAAATGCTTCGAGATTTAGCAGGTGCATTTCGCTTTTCAGATGCTGGGAGTGGGAGTTGGATGATTTGGGCTTTGACTACTTTTTCGTCAGCGGGGTACACAATGTGGCTATTGAGAAAATCACCGGCGCTTCGAGGAGTAATTTTCGGTGGAGATGCAACGCCAAATAAAAAGACAGTTGGTATTAAAGAAGAATAACTAGTCTTTATGTAAAATGTATTATCATTTAAATTATTAAAAATCGTTCTAATTTGGTAATAAGCTGTTTACACCAAATTAGAACGATTTTTATTGATAATGATTTTTAACTTGTACAATTTCGATTTGTTCGTCATAAATTCTAAAGACTATTCTATTAGTCTGATCAATTCTACGACTGTACCATCCAGATAAATTAGAATGTAGCTTTTCAGCTTTCCCAATACCTTGGCTTCCATTTCTTTGAATATCTTTTATAATGTTGTTTATTTTTTTGAGAGTACGTTTATCTTCTTTTTGCCAAGATAGATATTCATCCCAAGCATCAGAGGACCAAAGGATTGGTTTCATTCTTCAATTAATCCTTTTCGCTTGGAATCTCCAGATTCGAGTTGGTTAATAGAATGCTGAAGTTGTTTCTGATTAATTTTGGAATAAAACGGATCTCCCTTTATCTCAAATGGAATTTTACCCTCGTTTGTAACGGCCTTTAAGAACAATGTGATGGCAGTTGTATAATTCAGTCCCATACTGTCTAAAACTTCTTCTGCTTCGCTTTTTAGGTCAGAATCAACACGGATAGAAATAGAATTTTTCTTTTTAACAGGCATTTTATCATCTCCTTGTAGTGCTATTGTAGTGCTATTATATTGCGATGGCAATATATATGCTTAAAAACTAAATTGAATATCAAATTTATTGAACAAAGTCTTCCCTTTTTTAAATAACTAATAATAACTATTAATATCATATTATTTAACATAGTAAGTTACATAATCTAGTTTTTTGTAATGATTCATAGTGTTAACTAAAATTAAATTAGATTGAAGGCTACAAATACCGTGATAATAGTGTTTACAGTGATTGATAGGCGATGTGTTATGAGAATTCTAAAAAGTGATCAAATGGCCAATGAAATCCTATTATAGCAGCCTATATAGTATTTATATATTAAAAAATAGAATAAAAAAAATTGTACGGAGGTTTTGCAAAAAAATATACAAATCTGTAATCTTTGAATATTCCCAAACGAGGAATTATTTTGGAAAGGGGCAATACGAGTGAGTGTATTAAATGCAACAGAAATTATGGAGCTAATTCCAAATCGTTATCCAATTTTATTTATGGATTATGTTGATGAACTAGTTCCTGATGAATCAATTATTGCAACTAAGAATGTAACGATTAACGAAGAATTTTTCCAAGGACATTTTCCTGGGAATCCAGTTATGCCTGGTGTTTTGATTATTGAATCATTGGCACAGGCTGCTTCAATCTTAATTCTTAAATCACCCAACTTCAGTGGAAAAACTGCATACCTTGGAGCAATCAATAATGCCAAGTTTCGTCAAATTGTACGCCCAGGTGATGTTTTAAAACTACACGTTCGAATCACTAAACAAAAACATAACATGGGTGTAGTTGAAACCTTTGCAATGGTCGGTGAAAAGAAAGTTTGTCAGGCAGATTTAACATTTATCGTTAGTCCTAACGCTGAATAGGTGACGCCATGGGGTTAAGAATTGTGCAGGCTGCCAAATCGTTACCGGAAAGAATTGTTACAAATCAGGACTTAGAAAAGTATCTTGATACCAGCGATGAATGGATTACCAAACGTACTGGCATTAAAGAACGACGCATGGTCACAGATGAAACAACTAGTAGTTTATCTACAGAGGTAGCAAAACAACTTATTGAAAAAACTGGAATTGACGTTTCAAACATTGATTTGATCATTGTTGCAACTATGTCACCAGATCTATTGACACCGTCAACGGCTGCAGTAGTGCAAGGCGCAATTGGTGCAACAAACGCAGCGGCATTTGATATTAATGTTGCCTGCTCGGGATTTGTTTATGGGCTGAGTGTGGTAAATAACTTCATGCAAGCCGGAAACGTAAAAAATGCTATTTTGATAGGTGCAGAGACACTTAGCAAATTAACTGACCAGAATGATCGCAGTACAGCGGTTTTGTTTGGAGATGGAGCCGCCGGAGTATTAATTCAAAATGATTCTCAGTCAGAATTGATTGCGAATGAGCTTGAAACATTTGGCGATTTGGGAATGAATCTTACTGCTGGAAAGCTTGGAGTGAAGCCAATTGCAATCAGTGATAAGACGAGTACCGAACCGGGGTTCTACTTTGAAATGAATGGTCGACGCGTTTATGATTTTGCAACCAAGAATGTTACAAAGTCAATTACTAAAGTATTAGATGCGGCACAGATCGAGGCGGATGAAATAGATTATTTCCTACTCCACCAGGCCAATCAAAGAATTGTATCGAGCATAGCAAAAAGATTAGACCTTGATATGGACCGTTTCCCGATCAATATAAATAAATATGGTAATACCGCAGCGGCCAGTGAGCCACTATTATTAGCGGATTTATTGGAACAAAAAAAGATTCAGCGTGGCAATAAGTTAGTATTATCTGGCTTTGGCGGTGGATTAACAATTGGAACTACAATACTAAAATTTTAAAAGCAAAAATATTTCGGAGGATTTTAATTATGACTAAAGAAGAAACATTCGCAAAGGTAAAAGATGTAATCGCAGAACAAATGGACACAGATGCAAGTAAATTAACTATGGAAACAAGTTTTTCTAAGGACTTAGAAGCTGATAGTTTAGATATTTTTGAAGTGATCGATAAGCTGGAAGACGAATTTGATATTGAAATTGAAACCGATGATGACATGGATACAGTTGGCAAGTTGGTTGACTATATTTCAGAAAAGGCTGCTTAGGTATAAGCAGATGAGAGTTGCATACTTATTCAGCGGACAGGGCCAGCAATTTGATGATATGGGAATTGACCTATATCAAAATGAGCCGGCCTTTCGTGAAATTATCGACCAAGCTTCAAATATTTTAGGAATGGATTTTTCAGATTCTCAAGTAATTAATGATCCTAAAAATGTGCAGTTAGCTGTTTCATTAATGAGCTTAGGTACTTTTCAGGTGCTTAACCAGCTGGGACTGAAGGACGTTGCTCACTTGGGTCTTAGTTTGGGTGAGTATGGCGCTTTGATTACTAGTGGTGCGCTTAGCCTTGAACAAGGGTTACGCCTGATTAAAGATCGCGGTCATTATATGGAAGTGGCCGGAGAGAAAAATCCTGGTAAAATGATGGCTGTTTTGAATGCAAGCGATGCTCAAGTTAAATCAGCCATGAAAGCTGCTCAAGAGATTGGACCAGTTTATGTCGCTAACGTTAATACGCCGAAACAAATTGTTGTTGGTGGCGATTTTAGGGCAATGAGTGAGTTTCAAAAAAGTGCAAAGGGAGCTGGCATAAAAAGAGTGGTACCACTAAAAATGACAGTTGCTTCTCATACGCCACTAATGAATGAAGCAAAAGATCAGCTTGAGATAAGGTTGAGAGATGTTGAATTTAGTACACCCGAAATTCCAGTTCTAAGTAATACGACAATGGAACCCTTTGAATTGGATGAAATTAAGGAAACATTGGCAAATCAGCTGATTCAAACAACTCATTTTAGTGAGTGTCTTGGGAAAATAGCAGAATATCAACCCGATTTATTACTTGAAGTTGGGCCAGGTAAGGCATTGACTGGCTTCGTGAAGAAGACATTAAAAGATGTGCCGGTGATGCACGTTGATAGTGTTGAAACTTTGGCAGAAGCACGCAATTTCATAGCACAGAAAAACGAGGACTAAAAATGGATTTAAACCAAAAAGTAGCACTAGTAACCGGTGGTACACGAGGTATTGGACTAGCTACAGTGAGATTATTAGCTGAGCAAGGGACAAAAGTTTATATGACGGCTCGCAGCCAACCTAGTGAAGATCTACAAGCTTACATAGATAATACATCTAATGTGGTATTTGCAAGTATGGATATTGCCGATGCAGACAGTGTACAGCAGGTTGTAAATCAAATTATCGAAACTGACACAGCAATTGATATTTTGGTTAATAACGCGGGTATTACAAAGGATATGTTATTAACTCGGATGAAACTGGAAGATTTTGAACAAGTTGTGAATGTTAATCTTGTTGGAACTTTCAACGTAACGAAGGCAGTTTTAAAAGGAATGCAAAAAAAGCGTCAAGGTGCCATTGTTAATATTTCAAGCATATCTGGTACAAACGGGAATGCGGGACAGGCAAATTATTCAGCTAGCAAGGCGGGAATCATTGGGCTTACAAAAACGACTGCGCGTGAAGGAATTAGACGTAATGTTCGTTGCAACGCAATTGCACCTGGAATGATTGAAACAGATATGACCGATAAATTAAGCGACAAAATTAAAACAAGTATTGAAGAAAGTATTCCGGCACATCGTTTTGGAAAGCCAGAAGAAATCGCACAAACCGTTCAATTCTTGATTGAAAACGAGTTTATTACGGGGCAAACCATTGTTGTTGACGGTGGGATGACTATTTAAGGAGGCAAGATCAGTGGAAAGAAGAGTTGTAGTTACAGGAATGGGCGCAGTTACGCCATTAGGAAATGATGTACCCAGTTTTTTACAAGGTATTCGTGATTCAAAAGTGGGAATTGATAAAATTACTCATTTTGACGCCGAACCAACTGGTATCACAGTAGCGGCCGAAGTTAAGGATTTTGATCCTAAAGATCGAATTGATCGTAAATTGGCTAAACGAATGGATCCATTTTCACAATATGCCATGTATTCAGCGATTGAAGCGTGGGAAAATGCTGCCTTTGATGAAGATGATATTGATCCTGATGAACTTGGAGTTATCTACGGCTCTGGAATTGGAGGATTAACGACGATTCAAGAGCAAGTTACTAAAATGAATGATAAAGGGCCTAAGCGTGTTTCACCATTGTTTGTAACCAACTCGATTACGAATATGGCTGCTGGTAACATTTCAATTCAATTTAATGCTCAAAATACTAGTCAGGCAGTTGTTACAGCATGCTCTAGTGGGGCTAATGCGATTGGAAATGCCTTTGAACACATTAAGTCAGGTAAAGCTGAGGTAATGATTGCTGGTGGAACAGAAGCATCTATTAATGAAATCGGAATCGCAGGATTTGCTGCATTAACAGCTCTTTCTGCAGAACCGGATCCTAAACGAGCTTCAATTCCATTTGATAAAGACCGTAACGGATTTGTTATGGGTGAGGGTGCAGCAACATTGATCTTAGAAGATCTAGAACATGCAAAAAAACGTGGAGCTAACATCATTGCCGAGATTACGGGATACGGAACGACAAGTGATGCATACCATATGACGCAACCTAATCCTGAAGGTAAAGGTGCCGTTAAAGCTATGCAAATGGCAATTCGTGAATCAGATCTAACTCCTGAAGACGTGGATTATATTAACGCTCATGGTACAAGTACAGTTGCTAACGATAAGGCCGAATCAACTGCAATTAAGACTTTATTTGGTAATAACAATCATTACAGTGTAAGTAGTACTAAATCAATGACCGGACATGCTTTAGGTGCGGCGGGTGCCCTTGAAGCCGTTGCCACAATTGGTGCTCTTCAATCGGGAATTTTACCTGAAAATGTTGGGCTTCAAAATGAAGACCCAGATTGTGATGTGCCCTTGGTTAGGGAACCAAATCAAAAAGCCGATGTAAAATTTGCAATCAGTAATTCGTTTGGCTTCGGTGGGCATAACGCTGTGCTTGCATTTAGAAGAGTTGATTAATTTTTAAATTAAATAGCTTAAATGGCGTGACATAAGTCAAGTGATTCCGCTTAAAAACAAACCACATACGATGAATAGACCTCATCATTTGTGATTTGTCCATAATGCTCGTCACTTCCCAGACTTATGTCACGCTCTGATTTAGGAGGGTAGATAGCTTTGAATGATGAACAATTAAATGAATTGTTAACACGTCTTGAAAACTCATCAATTGATGAATTTGAACTTGAACAAGACGATTTTAAACTAAAAATCAAAAAAAATAGTCAAAATGTTATGTCATCTGACGAAACCAGTGTACGACCACAAAAGTTAGAAATTTCAAATAAAAAAGAAGACACAGTTGTGGACGAAGACTTAGTTGAAATTAAGGCACCATTAGTTGGCGTTGTTTATCTATCGCCAGCAGAGGATCAAGATAAGTACGTTGAAGTTGGTTCTAAGATTAAATCTTCGGATACAGTTTGTCTGATTGAAGCAATGAAAATGTTCAATGAGGTGCATGCCGAAATAGACGGAGAAATTGTGGAAGTTCTAGTTACGAACGGAACGATGGTTCAATACGACCAACCCCTATTCAAGGTGCGACCAAACGAGGTTAAATAGATGATTGATATTAAGAAGTTAATTCCACAGAGGCCGCCATTCTTGATGATTGATACTTTGGAAGAGTTGAAGCCAGGTGAGATGGCGAAAGCTAACAAACTTGTAACAATTAACGAGTGGTTTTTTAAATCCGGTAATGTTAAGACAATGACAATGCCAAATACATTGCTGGTTGAGGCTCTGGCACAAACGGGTGCTGCTGCTATTTTATCGGCTCCTGATTTTAAAGGAAAAAATGCTTTCTTTGGTGGAATTCGAAGCGCAGAATTTAGTCGACCTGTAAAGCCGGGCGATCAGCTTAGTTTACAGGTGGAAATGACTAAAATGCGCGGTAAGATCGGCACCGGACACGGTGTTATTAGCAATGGAGAAGAGGTCGTTTGTGAGGCCAATTTAACATTTATTGTTGGATAATGAGGTGGAATTTTGTTTAAAAAGGTATTAGTTGCAAATCGTGGTGAAATTGCGGTGCAGATTATCCGTGCACTTCATGAAATGAAGATCGAGGCTGTTGCAGTTTATTCAGTGGCAGACGAAGATAGTTTGTTCGTTCAAATGGCTGATGAAGCGATTTGTATTGGGGATGCACAGCCACAG is a window of Pediococcus claussenii ATCC BAA-344 DNA encoding:
- a CDS encoding universal stress protein translates to MAETELNPKKFSKILVGVDDSPDAQMAFRFAMNRAKQDDAELDLVTVIEDDDINVYQALDKNFITGKREQSEKHLAQYKQIAEKFGIKKVQTYIAEGEAGETIVKNVIPQVDPDLLVIGSSSRTGVARYFGSQASYMSKYAPVSVLVIR
- a CDS encoding beta-ketoacyl-ACP synthase III, whose protein sequence is MGLRIVQAAKSLPERIVTNQDLEKYLDTSDEWITKRTGIKERRMVTDETTSSLSTEVAKQLIEKTGIDVSNIDLIIVATMSPDLLTPSTAAVVQGAIGATNAAAFDINVACSGFVYGLSVVNNFMQAGNVKNAILIGAETLSKLTDQNDRSTAVLFGDGAAGVLIQNDSQSELIANELETFGDLGMNLTAGKLGVKPIAISDKTSTEPGFYFEMNGRRVYDFATKNVTKSITKVLDAAQIEADEIDYFLLHQANQRIVSSIAKRLDLDMDRFPININKYGNTAAASEPLLLADLLEQKKIQRGNKLVLSGFGGGLTIGTTILKF
- a CDS encoding Txe/YoeB family addiction module toxin, whose amino-acid sequence is MKPILWSSDAWDEYLSWQKEDKRTLKKINNIIKDIQRNGSQGIGKAEKLHSNLSGWYSRRIDQTNRIVFRIYDEQIEIVQVKNHYQ
- the fabG gene encoding 3-oxoacyl-[acyl-carrier-protein] reductase, encoding MDLNQKVALVTGGTRGIGLATVRLLAEQGTKVYMTARSQPSEDLQAYIDNTSNVVFASMDIADADSVQQVVNQIIETDTAIDILVNNAGITKDMLLTRMKLEDFEQVVNVNLVGTFNVTKAVLKGMQKKRQGAIVNISSISGTNGNAGQANYSASKAGIIGLTKTTAREGIRRNVRCNAIAPGMIETDMTDKLSDKIKTSIEESIPAHRFGKPEEIAQTVQFLIENEFITGQTIVVDGGMTI
- a CDS encoding acyl carrier protein, which translates into the protein MTKEETFAKVKDVIAEQMDTDASKLTMETSFSKDLEADSLDIFEVIDKLEDEFDIEIETDDDMDTVGKLVDYISEKAA
- a CDS encoding acetyl-CoA carboxylase biotin carboxyl carrier protein, whose protein sequence is MNDEQLNELLTRLENSSIDEFELEQDDFKLKIKKNSQNVMSSDETSVRPQKLEISNKKEDTVVDEDLVEIKAPLVGVVYLSPAEDQDKYVEVGSKIKSSDTVCLIEAMKMFNEVHAEIDGEIVEVLVTNGTMVQYDQPLFKVRPNEVK
- the ispE gene encoding 4-(cytidine 5'-diphospho)-2-C-methyl-D-erythritol kinase — its product is MEITEKAPAKLNLFLDTPFNHPDGLQEWNMVMTSVDLADYVKIESIEGRPSIKVKTNTGFLPNDDRNLAFQAAKLLQDQYRIRARVRIEIRKHIPVAAGMGGGSSDAAAVLRGLNQLWNLGLSLEELARMGLGIDSDVPFCVYGQTAHVVGKGEKVIPLKKLPPMWMVIAKPKMSVSTPYILNKLKHDQLKHFRIDDMLRAIDNSDYQGICDNLGNVLEQVTGSEYPEILKIKSRMIRYGADAAQMSGTGPTVFGICSKSTRAKHLVNSLNGFCHEVYLVRTL
- the fabF gene encoding beta-ketoacyl-ACP synthase II — translated: MERRVVVTGMGAVTPLGNDVPSFLQGIRDSKVGIDKITHFDAEPTGITVAAEVKDFDPKDRIDRKLAKRMDPFSQYAMYSAIEAWENAAFDEDDIDPDELGVIYGSGIGGLTTIQEQVTKMNDKGPKRVSPLFVTNSITNMAAGNISIQFNAQNTSQAVVTACSSGANAIGNAFEHIKSGKAEVMIAGGTEASINEIGIAGFAALTALSAEPDPKRASIPFDKDRNGFVMGEGAATLILEDLEHAKKRGANIIAEITGYGTTSDAYHMTQPNPEGKGAVKAMQMAIRESDLTPEDVDYINAHGTSTVANDKAESTAIKTLFGNNNHYSVSSTKSMTGHALGAAGALEAVATIGALQSGILPENVGLQNEDPDCDVPLVREPNQKADVKFAISNSFGFGGHNAVLAFRRVD
- the fabZ gene encoding 3-hydroxyacyl-ACP dehydratase FabZ translates to MSVLNATEIMELIPNRYPILFMDYVDELVPDESIIATKNVTINEEFFQGHFPGNPVMPGVLIIESLAQAASILILKSPNFSGKTAYLGAINNAKFRQIVRPGDVLKLHVRITKQKHNMGVVETFAMVGEKKVCQADLTFIVSPNAE
- a CDS encoding type II toxin-antitoxin system RelB/DinJ family antitoxin encodes the protein MPVKKKNSISIRVDSDLKSEAEEVLDSMGLNYTTAITLFLKAVTNEGKIPFEIKGDPFYSKINQKQLQHSINQLESGDSKRKGLIEE
- a CDS encoding cytochrome b5 domain-containing protein; this translates as MNEEFTLEDLKQFDGQNGHKAYVAVNRKIYDVTGSKEWNEGQHHGNSAGKDLSDAIKFSPHGTGMLKKVPMVGRLVK
- a CDS encoding universal stress protein codes for the protein MLQYKRILVPVDGSPNSELSLKKAIATAKRNKAHLDIVAVIQSTRFLDIYGHMGTNMDYVEISLLKAKEYVDDLKEQLRTKYDFKDVNVRVEAGDPKSIIATEMPDKFHSDLIMMGANGLNAFQRAMLGSVADYVIRVARCDVLLVRTDMDNKLN
- a CDS encoding ACP S-malonyltransferase — its product is MRVAYLFSGQGQQFDDMGIDLYQNEPAFREIIDQASNILGMDFSDSQVINDPKNVQLAVSLMSLGTFQVLNQLGLKDVAHLGLSLGEYGALITSGALSLEQGLRLIKDRGHYMEVAGEKNPGKMMAVLNASDAQVKSAMKAAQEIGPVYVANVNTPKQIVVGGDFRAMSEFQKSAKGAGIKRVVPLKMTVASHTPLMNEAKDQLEIRLRDVEFSTPEIPVLSNTTMEPFELDEIKETLANQLIQTTHFSECLGKIAEYQPDLLLEVGPGKALTGFVKKTLKDVPVMHVDSVETLAEARNFIAQKNED
- a CDS encoding TetR/AcrR family transcriptional regulator — protein: MASREDTKQKIVNALFDLLEKNDLESISVSNICQQASVSRMSYYRIFKNKDQIIEYELNKIFDEFFNYLMVMPMHDIPAFLEAFFTICRRNSQYIKALIGAGLNEKLYKSVNEHLTELIDKGIFKLRTELPELWVSFVAGGLNQMIVKWMNDDLSETNQEMVMVARRFLK
- the fabZ gene encoding 3-hydroxyacyl-ACP dehydratase FabZ, with the translated sequence MIDIKKLIPQRPPFLMIDTLEELKPGEMAKANKLVTINEWFFKSGNVKTMTMPNTLLVEALAQTGAAAILSAPDFKGKNAFFGGIRSAEFSRPVKPGDQLSLQVEMTKMRGKIGTGHGVISNGEEVVCEANLTFIVG